A single Phragmites australis chromosome 4, lpPhrAust1.1, whole genome shotgun sequence DNA region contains:
- the LOC133916909 gene encoding inorganic phosphate transporter 1-2-like, with translation MAGGQLNVLATLDQAKTQWYHFMAIVIAGMGFFTDAYDLFCVALVTKLLGRIYYTDPSKPDPGSLPPNVSAAVNGVALCGTLAGQLFFGWLGDKLGRKSVYGFTLILMVLCSVASGLSFGHTPKGVIGTLCFFRFWLGFGIGGDYPLSATIMSEYANKKTRGAFIAAVFAMQGFGILFGTIVALIVSAAFRNAYPAPAYFVDASASLVPQADYMWRIILMFGTIPAALTYYWRMKMPETARYTALIARNTKQATADMAKVLNKVIAEEEEEQVQRQVVGADSWGLFSSQFMRRHGLHLLATTSTWLLLDIAFYSQNLFQKDIFTKVGWIPPARTMNAIEEVFRIARAQALIALCGTVPGYWFTVALIDIVGRFWIQIMGFAMMTVFMLALAVPYEHWTQPAHHTGFVVLYGLTFFFANFGPNSTTFIVPAEIFPARLRSTCHGISAAAGKAGAIIGAFGFLYAAQDPKKPDAGYSPGIGIRNALFLLAGTNFLGTLMSLFVPESMGMSLEELSKENVVDDTEAPARV, from the coding sequence ATGGCGGGAGGCCAGCTCAACGTCTTGGCAACTCTCGACCAGGCCAAGACGCAATGGTACCATTTCATGGCGATCGTCATCGCCGGCATGGGCTTCTTCACCGATGCGTACGACCTCTTCTGCGTCGCGCTCGTCACCAAGCTCCTCGGCCGCATCTACTACACCGACCCCTCCAAGCCTGACCCGGGCTCGCTGCCGCCCAACGTGTCGGCCGCCGTCAATGGCGTCGCCCTCTGCGGCACGCTCGCCGGGCAGCTCTTCTTCGGGTGGCTCGGAGACAAGCTCGGCCGGAAGAGCGTCTACGGCTTCACCCTGATCCTCATGGTGCTCTGCTCCGTCGCGTCAGGCCTATCGTTCGGACACACGCCCAAGGGCGTCATTGGCACGCTCTGTTTCTTCCGCTTCTGGCTTGGCTTCGGCATCGGCGGTGACTACCCGCTGAGCGCCACCATCATGTCCGAGTACGCGAACAAGAAGACCCGCGGCGCCTTCATCGCCGCCGTGTTCGCCATGCAGGGTTTCGGCATCCTCTTCGGCACCATCGTCGCGCTCATCGTGTCCGCGGCGTTCCGGAACGCGTACCCGGCCCCGGCGTACTTTGTCGACGCCAGCGCGTCCCTCGTGCCACAGGCCGACTACATGTGGCGCATCATTCTCATGTTCGGCACCATTCCCGCCGCGCTCACGTACTACTGGCGCATGAAGATGCCCGAGACGGCGCGGTACACGGCGCTCATCGCCCGCAACACGAAGCAGGCCACGGCCGACATGGCCAAAGTGCTCAACAAGGTGatagcggaggaggaggaggagcaggtccAGCGCCAGGTGGTCGGCGCCGACAGCTGGGGCCTTTTCTCGTCGCAGTTCATGCGGCGCCACGGCCTCCACCTCCTGGCCACAACCAGCACGTGGTTACTGCTCGACATCGCCTTCTACAGCCAGAACCTGTTCCAGAaggacatcttcaccaaggtcGGGTGGATCCCGCCGGCGAGGACCATGAACGCCATCGAGGAAGTCTTCCGCATCGCGCGGGCGCAGGCGCTCATCGCGCTCTGTGGCACCGTCCCCGGGTACTGGTTCACCGTGGCCTTGATCGACATCGTGGGCAGGTTCTGGATCCAGATCATGGGCTTCGCCATGATGACCGTGTTCATGCTCGCGCTGGCGGTACCGTACGAGCACTGGACGCAACCGGCGCACCACACCGGATTCGTGGTGCTGTACGGGCTCACATTCTTCTTCGCCAACTTCGGGCCCAACAGCACTACCTTCATCGTGCCGGCCGAGATCTTCCCGGCGAGGCTCCGGTCCACGTGCCACGGAATCTCCGCCGCGGCCGGCAAGGCTGGCGCCATCATCGGCGCGTTTGGGTTCCTGTACGCGGCGCAGGACCCGAAGAAGCCCGACGCGGGGTACTCGCCGGGTATCGGCATCCGCAACGCGCTGTTCTTGCTCGCCGGCACCAACTTCCTGGGCACGCTCATGTCGCTGTTCGTGCCGGAGTCCATGGGCATGTCGCTTGAGGAGCTCTCTAAGGAGAACGTCGTCGACGACACCGAAGCCCCTGCCCGTGTCTAG